A single genomic interval of Dysidea avara chromosome 6, odDysAvar1.4, whole genome shotgun sequence harbors:
- the LOC136259376 gene encoding uncharacterized protein — MTTPRCCATTASLQGKIIIVGGHADNHKLLASTELLDSTTGQWYATDDLPTPHSMLKSVIMDGVLFLLGGDNQGGMSPAVFSAPLDILSGHQVKWKCCQDTRWCYSSPINVKCKHLLVAGVWNKTKNVRSNNIFMLNKISQSWEIIGKIPSSTYTSATVSLPDNTGTRTKDSIVIDYGLAYASLSNFTYPYHIFHLATFKIFNANG, encoded by the coding sequence ATGACCACACCAAGATGCTGTGCCACAACAGCCAGTCTTCAGGGAAAAATAATAATAGTCGGAGGTCATGCTGACAATCACAAACTATTAGCCTCTACTGAACTGCTAGATAGTACCACTGGACAGTGGTATGCCACTGATGATCTGCCAACCCCACATTCTATGCTGAAGTCTGTGATAATGGATGGTGTTCTTTTCTTGTTAGGAGGAGACAATCAAGGTGGCATGTCACCAGCAGTGTTTTCTGCTCCACTAGACATCCTGTCTGGTCACCAAGTTAAATGGAAGTGTTGTCAAGATACACGTTGGTGTTATTCTTCTCCTATCAATGTAAAATGTAAACACCTATTAGTTGCAGGAGTATGGAATAAGACCAAAAATGTACGTTCCAACAACATTTTTATGCTCAACAAGATTAGCCAGAGCTGGGAAATCATAGGAAAAATCCCATCATCGACGTACACTTCAGCTACAGTTAGCTTGCCTGATAACACGGGTACAAGGACAAAAGACAGTATAGTAATCGATTATGGATTGGCTTATGCGAGTCTCAGTAACTTTACATATCCTTACCATATTTTTCACTTAGCTacatttaaaatatttaatgcaaATGGATAG